The following coding sequences are from one Candidatus Nitrohelix vancouverensis window:
- the trxA gene encoding thioredoxin, which produces MAAENVVPVTDSDFGSSVLNGDKPAMVDFWADWCQPCKMLAPTVEELAGEYEGSVMVGKVNVDDNPSTATTYGIRGIPTLLFFKGGQVVHQLVGVKSKAEIKKVIDEYLV; this is translated from the coding sequence ATGGCAGCCGAGAATGTTGTCCCTGTAACTGACAGTGATTTTGGATCTTCCGTTTTGAACGGTGATAAACCCGCGATGGTCGATTTCTGGGCCGATTGGTGTCAGCCTTGCAAAATGCTGGCTCCCACGGTTGAGGAGCTTGCAGGCGAGTACGAAGGTAGCGTGATGGTGGGAAAAGTCAACGTTGACGACAACCCTTCAACGGCGACGACCTATGGCATTCGAGGGATTCCGACCTTGCTGTTTTTCAAGGGCGGTCAAGTGGTCCATCAACTGGTGGGCGTTAAATCCAAAGCGGAAATCAAAAAGGTGATCGACGAATACCTGGTTTGA
- the bioB gene encoding biotin synthase BioB, which produces MRKEYIDSLVENGLQGQGISRDQALALESFSHEELEYLFVGVDKIRDKFKGDEVKICSIVNAKSGRCQEDCSFCAQSSRFETESPEYGLLDVDAIVAAAKEAEAFGSNEFSIVTAGTSLDNREELDRVKEAIKRIKAETRLEVCCSLGLMSLEDMKDLKAAGLDRCHHNLETAASHFENIVTTHSYEDEVSAVKNAKEAGLHVCVGGIFGMGESFAQRVELAFDIKALETQSLPVNFLKPIEGTDLENQGLMPAIEALRTIALLRLTLPQIDLFVCGGREEIFTEGQERLFSAGANGILGGNYLTTKGQDPKRDIEMIEALGLRPVFETTTAAE; this is translated from the coding sequence ATGCGAAAAGAATATATAGATTCACTGGTTGAAAACGGTTTGCAAGGCCAAGGCATCAGCCGCGATCAGGCGCTGGCGCTGGAATCCTTTTCTCACGAAGAACTGGAATACCTGTTTGTCGGCGTGGACAAAATCCGCGACAAGTTCAAGGGCGACGAAGTCAAAATCTGCTCTATCGTCAACGCCAAATCAGGACGCTGTCAGGAAGATTGCTCCTTCTGCGCCCAGTCGAGCCGTTTCGAAACGGAAAGTCCTGAATACGGACTGCTCGACGTCGACGCCATCGTCGCCGCCGCTAAAGAAGCGGAAGCCTTCGGCTCCAACGAATTTTCAATCGTCACCGCCGGGACCTCTCTCGATAACCGCGAAGAACTGGATCGTGTGAAAGAAGCCATCAAGCGCATCAAAGCCGAAACCCGGCTTGAAGTCTGTTGCTCGCTCGGCCTGATGAGCCTGGAGGATATGAAGGATTTGAAAGCCGCCGGTCTTGACCGATGCCACCACAATCTCGAAACCGCCGCCAGTCATTTCGAAAACATCGTCACCACGCACAGCTATGAAGACGAAGTCAGCGCCGTGAAAAACGCCAAGGAAGCGGGCCTGCATGTCTGCGTCGGCGGCATCTTTGGAATGGGGGAAAGTTTCGCTCAGCGCGTCGAGCTGGCTTTTGATATCAAAGCTCTGGAAACGCAATCGCTCCCCGTCAATTTCCTCAAACCCATTGAGGGAACGGATCTGGAAAATCAGGGACTCATGCCCGCGATCGAAGCGCTTCGCACCATCGCGTTACTGCGTCTGACGCTTCCTCAAATTGATTTGTTTGTCTGCGGCGGTCGGGAAGAAATTTTTACGGAAGGACAGGAACGCTTGTTCAGCGCCGGGGCCAACGGAATTCTCGGAGGCAATTACCTGACCACCAAAGGCCAGGACCCGAAACGTGATATTGAAATGATCGAAGCGCTGGGACTGCGCCCGGTTTTCGAAACGACGACAGCCGCGGAATAA
- a CDS encoding thioredoxin domain-containing protein — protein sequence MTNPEYTNALIHEKSPYLLQHAHNPVNWRPWGEEAFREAKEKNLPLLVSIGYATCHWCHVMERESFENPELAKQLNANYIAVKVDREERPDVDGVYMKAVQAMGQQGGWPLNVFVTPEGIPFYGGTYFPPVKKFNLPSFSDVLKFLSNIWNNEHEKVDKQGQALIDYIKNSSKDETRSGPLDSLSFEGEDKAAELYERHYDTLNHGFKFQQQNKFPASMGLSLLLRHYHRTGHEASLKMTVNTLRAMKNGGIYDQIGGGMSRYSTDYHWMIPHFEKMLYDNALFATALIETYQKTGDKDFADYANDLFHYIDRDMTSPDGAFYSAEDADSEGVEGKFYVWTLEEIEQLLGRQTASVAIPYYNITAKGNFEGKNNLHVLRSVPELAKKLSYPEETVIQELERTRTILMEARSKRIRPLLDDKVLTSWNGMMISAMARAGRILGDDDRVNKARKALDFIFEHLLTPEGKLLRRYRDGQALYDGYLFDYTSIASACLDLYEAQYDPSLILRAKQLMDTVEEKFKSDGAYYETASDAEKLIVRQVSGYDGVEPSGNSNAALACLKLSAYLGDPEFSARAEKIFCSFHEDLMEYGLNSSFMLQAMHLYLGGLKEVVLIGKRKDPETEKLRSCIRQEFFPNAVFAFAYEDEVAQIAKSIPLLAGKQLVGGKATFYVCRQGACLAPTHTIEELRSQLSYE from the coding sequence ATGACGAATCCTGAATACACGAATGCTCTGATACACGAAAAAAGCCCGTACCTGTTGCAACACGCGCACAACCCCGTCAACTGGCGCCCCTGGGGCGAAGAAGCCTTTCGCGAGGCTAAAGAAAAGAACCTGCCCCTGCTCGTCAGCATCGGTTACGCGACCTGCCACTGGTGCCATGTGATGGAGCGCGAATCCTTCGAGAACCCGGAACTGGCTAAACAACTAAACGCGAATTACATCGCCGTTAAAGTCGACAGAGAGGAACGCCCGGACGTTGACGGCGTATACATGAAAGCCGTGCAGGCGATGGGACAACAGGGCGGCTGGCCGCTCAACGTGTTTGTAACGCCGGAAGGCATTCCCTTTTACGGCGGAACCTATTTCCCGCCCGTCAAAAAATTCAACCTGCCCTCTTTCAGCGACGTCCTGAAATTCCTCAGCAATATCTGGAACAACGAACACGAGAAGGTGGACAAGCAGGGACAGGCCCTGATCGACTACATTAAAAACTCATCCAAAGACGAAACCCGAAGCGGCCCCCTCGATTCGCTTTCCTTTGAAGGAGAGGACAAGGCCGCTGAACTTTATGAACGTCACTACGACACGCTGAACCACGGCTTCAAATTTCAGCAACAAAACAAATTCCCGGCTTCGATGGGGCTGTCTCTCCTGCTCCGGCATTACCATCGAACCGGTCATGAAGCCAGCCTGAAGATGACGGTCAACACCCTGCGCGCCATGAAAAACGGCGGCATCTACGACCAGATCGGCGGCGGAATGTCGCGCTACAGTACCGATTACCACTGGATGATCCCGCATTTCGAAAAAATGCTCTACGACAACGCATTGTTCGCCACTGCTCTCATTGAAACTTACCAGAAGACGGGCGACAAGGATTTCGCCGACTACGCCAACGACCTCTTCCATTACATTGATCGCGACATGACCTCGCCGGACGGCGCGTTTTACAGCGCTGAAGACGCCGACAGCGAAGGCGTGGAAGGCAAGTTTTACGTCTGGACGCTGGAGGAAATCGAACAATTGCTGGGACGGCAAACCGCATCGGTCGCGATTCCTTATTACAACATCACCGCAAAGGGAAATTTCGAGGGCAAAAACAATCTTCACGTCCTGCGTAGCGTCCCCGAACTGGCGAAGAAGTTGTCTTACCCAGAAGAAACGGTGATCCAGGAACTGGAGCGCACGCGAACGATTTTGATGGAGGCGCGTAGCAAGCGCATTCGCCCGCTCCTCGACGACAAGGTTCTGACCTCATGGAACGGCATGATGATCAGCGCCATGGCCCGAGCCGGGCGAATTCTCGGCGACGACGATCGCGTCAACAAAGCCCGCAAGGCGCTCGATTTCATCTTCGAACATCTTCTGACGCCGGAAGGCAAACTGCTCCGCCGCTATCGCGATGGCCAGGCCCTGTACGACGGATACCTGTTTGATTACACCTCCATCGCCTCCGCCTGTCTGGACCTTTACGAAGCGCAGTACGATCCCAGCCTGATCCTGCGCGCCAAACAACTGATGGATACGGTGGAAGAAAAATTCAAATCCGACGGAGCTTATTACGAAACCGCCAGCGACGCGGAAAAACTCATCGTCCGGCAGGTTTCAGGTTACGACGGCGTCGAGCCTTCGGGCAACAGCAACGCCGCGCTGGCCTGCTTGAAATTATCCGCCTATCTCGGCGATCCCGAATTTTCAGCGCGCGCGGAAAAAATCTTCTGTTCCTTTCACGAAGACTTGATGGAATACGGACTCAACTCCTCGTTCATGCTCCAGGCCATGCACCTCTACCTCGGCGGCCTCAAGGAAGTCGTGTTGATAGGAAAACGCAAGGACCCGGAAACGGAGAAATTGCGGTCCTGCATTCGTCAGGAGTTTTTCCCCAACGCCGTGTTCGCTTTTGCCTACGAAGACGAAGTCGCTCAAATCGCAAAATCGATCCCTCTTCTGGCAGGCAAACAACTGGTGGGCGGAAAAGCGACCTTCTACGTTTGTCGTCAGGGCGCCTGCCTGGCCCCGACGCACACGATTGAGGAATTGCGCTCTCAACTGAGCTATGAATAG
- the aroA gene encoding 3-phosphoshikimate 1-carboxyvinyltransferase, protein MIEIKPAQNINAVIACPGSKSYTNRALLIAALAEGVSLLSHPLFSDDTHYMSTALNQFGVTVEKHTSAFRVAGNGGRLNAPQETISVGNAGTAMRFLTTFAALAPGPSCLDGSERMRERPIRDLLDALNAMGVKAVSVNDNGCPPLQIAGGGVPGGEIHIAGDKSSQYLTSLLLSSPCFETGAVIHINGDLTSKSYALITLDIMKAFGVTVENESFQTFRVAAGQRYKARDYLVEGDFSSASYFFAAAAITGGKATVERLNPDSVQGDKEFLNALQQMGCEIQTGENKITVIGKPLRGIDINMNNMPDVAQTLAVVALFAKGVTRITGIGNLRIKETDRIAALSQELSRLGASVEAGDDFLNIIPGNYRGAAIETYDDHRMAMSFALAGLAIPGVKIINPQCVEKSFPDFFERFNELYDES, encoded by the coding sequence GTGATCGAAATAAAACCTGCGCAAAACATTAACGCCGTCATTGCCTGTCCGGGCTCTAAAAGTTACACCAACCGGGCATTGCTGATCGCCGCGCTGGCGGAAGGGGTCAGTCTCCTGAGTCACCCGCTGTTCAGCGACGACACACACTATATGAGTACGGCTCTGAATCAGTTCGGCGTAACGGTCGAGAAGCACACTTCCGCATTCCGCGTTGCGGGCAATGGCGGACGCCTGAACGCGCCGCAAGAGACGATCAGCGTCGGCAATGCAGGAACCGCCATGCGCTTTCTGACCACATTCGCCGCGCTGGCTCCCGGCCCCTCCTGTCTGGATGGTAGCGAACGCATGCGCGAGCGCCCGATTCGGGATTTGCTGGATGCGCTGAACGCCATGGGCGTCAAAGCCGTTTCCGTCAACGACAACGGTTGCCCTCCCCTGCAAATTGCCGGAGGCGGCGTGCCCGGAGGAGAAATTCATATCGCCGGGGACAAGAGCAGTCAGTACCTCACCTCGCTTCTGCTATCGTCGCCCTGCTTTGAAACCGGCGCGGTGATCCATATCAACGGAGACCTCACCTCGAAATCCTACGCGCTGATCACCCTCGATATCATGAAGGCCTTCGGGGTGACTGTAGAAAATGAGAGCTTCCAGACATTCCGCGTCGCCGCCGGACAACGCTACAAAGCGCGGGATTATCTGGTCGAAGGCGATTTTTCGAGCGCGTCTTATTTCTTCGCCGCCGCCGCCATCACTGGAGGCAAGGCGACGGTCGAACGACTCAATCCCGACAGCGTGCAGGGCGACAAGGAATTCCTCAACGCCCTTCAGCAAATGGGTTGCGAGATACAAACGGGGGAAAACAAAATCACCGTGATAGGGAAGCCCTTGCGCGGGATCGACATCAACATGAATAATATGCCCGACGTCGCCCAAACGCTTGCCGTGGTCGCCTTGTTCGCGAAGGGGGTCACGCGCATCACCGGCATCGGCAATCTGCGCATCAAGGAAACGGATCGCATCGCCGCCCTGTCGCAGGAGCTGAGCCGCCTCGGCGCCTCGGTCGAAGCCGGCGACGACTTTCTCAACATCATTCCCGGAAACTACAGGGGCGCGGCAATCGAAACTTACGACGATCACCGAATGGCCATGAGCTTTGCTCTCGCCGGACTTGCCATCCCGGGCGTCAAAATCATCAATCCTCAATGCGTTGAAAAATCCTTCCCGGATTTTTTTGAGCGCTTCAACGAACTCTATGACGAATCCTGA
- a CDS encoding formylglycine-generating enzyme family protein yields the protein MVMVPAGGFKMGSTFSEIKDYLAACRKVDKNCALWWFDDELPKHDVYLYSFWIDIFEVTNKEYLEFVLATDRRPALDETCETERCWAGNIWKGKSFPEKAANQPVTQVSWEDAYEYCAWRGKRLPTEAEWEKAARGPGGGIYPWGDSSPKGRATYKRKWRGVLTMTNVGSYSRGVSPYGVHDMAGNVWEWVNDWYGRNYYKNSAKRNPKGPKEGYFRVSRGGSWVNYEDSLRSALRRWSRADVRFNDTGFRCAKDHVRKGPS from the coding sequence ATGGTAATGGTCCCAGCGGGCGGTTTTAAAATGGGATCGACTTTCTCAGAAATCAAAGATTATCTGGCCGCTTGCAGGAAGGTGGATAAAAACTGCGCCTTATGGTGGTTTGATGATGAATTGCCGAAGCACGACGTCTATCTGTATAGTTTCTGGATCGACATCTTCGAAGTGACTAATAAAGAATACCTGGAATTTGTGCTTGCCACCGACCGCCGACCCGCGCTGGACGAAACCTGCGAGACAGAGCGATGCTGGGCGGGTAATATCTGGAAGGGAAAATCCTTTCCTGAGAAAGCCGCCAACCAGCCGGTGACTCAGGTCAGCTGGGAAGACGCTTATGAATATTGCGCCTGGCGAGGCAAACGTCTACCTACCGAGGCTGAATGGGAAAAAGCCGCGCGCGGTCCCGGCGGTGGCATCTACCCCTGGGGAGACAGCTCTCCCAAAGGTCGAGCCACTTATAAACGAAAATGGCGGGGCGTTTTGACGATGACCAACGTTGGCAGTTATTCGCGAGGAGTGTCGCCTTATGGCGTTCATGACATGGCGGGGAACGTTTGGGAATGGGTGAACGACTGGTACGGAAGAAATTATTATAAGAACAGCGCCAAGCGAAATCCCAAGGGTCCCAAAGAAGGATATTTCAGAGTGTCGCGCGGCGGATCGTGGGTGAATTATGAGGACAGCCTGAGAAGCGCCCTGCGGCGCTGGAGCCGGGCGGATGTACGTTTCAACGACACCGGATTCCGTTGCGCCAAAGACCATGTTCGCAAGGGTCCTTCATAA